A segment of the Triticum urartu cultivar G1812 chromosome 1, Tu2.1, whole genome shotgun sequence genome:
GGTAAATTGTGTCACGTGGGGGAAAATGTAGAAAGAATCTTTAAATTATGTGTAAAACGTGACCGAAATGGATTTGGGGGTAATTTTTGTCGCTAGGGTCAATTTTGGGTGTAAACAATGGAATTAACTCTTCCTGATAAGTGTTCAAAGAAAGTGGCCGTTTAACTTTTCTAGCAGTAGAAATAGAATTTTCAAGGAAAATGATGCCGTCATCAGCATATTGAAAATTATACATCAGGAATCATATTAGGGCTCAATAATTCCTTAATCAAACttctattttatttttttgcCAGAAAAATTTCTAATCTATTCATCAAGGTAGTACAAAGAACACTAgaagtaaaaaattacatccaggTCCGTGGATCACTAACAACGGCTACAAGCACTGGAGCGAGCCGAAGACACGTCATTATCATCACCTCTCCCTCATTGGAGTTGtgcaaaccttgttgtagtagacagtcggaaaGTAGACATGCTAAGGCCCAATAGAACCAGCGCACCACAACAacaaccgccgccgatgaagagaAACATAGATCGAAGAGATCCAACCGGAAGACACATGAAAACATACCGGATCCTAGTGGATCCATCAAAGACAAACGCCGACAGAATCCCTTGAGATCCGCCGGAGACAAACCTCCAAACGCCCTTCGATGGTGCTAGACACACCACCAAAATGGGGGCTAGACGGGGAGAACATTATTCCAACTTCAGATAGCCGACGCTGTCTCGTCTTTCTGAGCAGGACACAAACTCTAAACCGATTCAATAGAACAACTAAAAATGAAGCAAGAACCCTCCATCAGCAAGGACTGAGATCCACCGTGCCTCCATAATCCTAAGACAACGAGGGTCCAGGCAGATCGACGGTCGCCCCGCCAAGAGGCAGGGAAATCCTGGACGAGTCCCTCGTGTCAGGAGGAGCTGAAAGATATCAACAGCTTTCATTAACACAGCAGTAAGCTCATCCGCAATTAAGTTGAAAGAATAGGAGATAGAGGAAGAAGGGAACCTTTACTTGTCGCTTCCTTTGCATCATTTGTGGTACGGACTGAATTTTCATGTGGAGAATGAGTACGGCCATCGGTCATGCTCTGGTCCTCGAATGTGGGAGTGAGGGCTTCATTTTCCAGCTCCTTGAAGATAGGCAGTTTTCCTGACGTAAGTCTCCACTCATAATGTTCATTCACATGCTGCAAACAAAATAGAGCATTATTAGTTCACTGTTGCATCGTTCTTATACTCAAGGAAAATGGGAGATAATCCATGAATATCTAGGTTCAACCATTACATATCACTTGTCACTAAGGACGGGGGCCAAGCTCACCTGGGGAACGGCCTTCAAAACAAGGGCAGCGACGCATGTCATTCTACATTCTTCCAAGCAAGCTGTTGGATCACTTGAGTTGGTACGCTGCAGGAATGTTTTTTCGAAATCATCGAGAAGTTTCGGCAGGAATGTTTTTACGAAATCATCAAGAAGTTTTTGCCTCAGCTGGGAGATATAATCTGCGCGTACATACGATGGTATCAGATTAACTATCATAAAAAAGTGCAATTGTAGCTGATCAAACGAAGAAGAGATGACCTCTGAGTAAAAAAAATGTTAAACAGCGAATCACAGATTTTTTTTAGAGATCCAGATAGGTGGTTTGATGTGCAGTATACCCGTCAACAAAAAGGCTTGATAAGGAACTAGAGCTCAACACTAAGCGGACAACAAGAACCTGTCTGCTTACCTTCAATATGCTTACGCTGACTCTTGTGTGCTGCATCATCTTGACGTGTATTTGTAGAAGCAGGCGGTTCTGAAGGCGTTATTTGCCCAAGAGGTTCTGGTGCAGACAACTTGTTCTTCGGGACCCTGCTAGAGCGAGACGGATCCATAGCTCATGTGGTTAACCTTAAGAGTTGATGTGTACAGGAGAGAGGGATAGCGGAGGGGCGTACGTATATATACTATACCAGTGGCCCGGCTTAGTAGGGGTGGGCGGCCGGCGGCAGTGGCCACTCCACTCCACCCATGCATCTGTTGCGTCGAACTTTGGACACATTTCTGAAGTACAAATATAACCGTTGCAACACTCATTATGTTCCTAGCAGGCTTGGAAAGTTGACTCGTTTATACCATAGCCTACTTGATCACCTTCAGATCTATTCATGACAACATGGCACGTGCGCTTTTACAAGCAAAAGAAACCATGGGTCTTAATTAAAGAACCCTATAATTCTACTTGGTATCGGGGTTGGAGCTTGTGATGAGTACTTGAAAGCAGGCGTGCCACAAGGTAATGATCTATGTGCTGAAACTTCAAGGCAGCTAAGCATCGTAGTCATCAAAACCTAGTATGTGTACGGATGGTAAAAATATTGTGTTACATTGCATTTGTTAGCAATATCGATGATCCGTGTACTCGAATTGAACCTCAAATATCGTGTCATATTTGAGGGCAGAGCTAGGCTTGCAATCTAGAAAAAACTATGTCGACCCATATGAATGTTTAACCCATCAAAATATAGTGCTCACTGATATCAAAAAAGTATTAGCGTGTAGTAGTTGAAATTGAGAATATATTAGTACTCGCTCGAACTCTTATGTTCCTACTAGAACTTCAATCACTTATATAACCTAATTCACTTTATATTGAATAAAAAGTGCTAAAGTTAAGTTAGAGATTTTTCAAAGCCCAAAATAACTAAAAGACTTTACGGGAACTTCTCCACATGTTTGTTGTTCATTTACTTCAGTAGGATAGAATTAACTATACTGAAATCATGACAAAAAGCTGTCTGGGCTAATGGAATTCAAAACCAATGTACACTTAAATGGATCGTATTTTCTAATATAATCTCGATTGTCAATTTTTATATGGTGGTCATTGGTGTGCCATATTGTCTTCACTCTCCTCGGAGCTACACTTCATATTTCTTATGTGTAGGGAAGTTCTAAGGAACAATAGCCCGTTGACAAAGAACTTATCAACAATTTTTAAATTTGAGTCAATTAACAAGAAAAAGGGTACAGTCCCACAAAAAAAAACACAAGAAAAAGGGTACAGATCTTGCTGTCACTACGATAAGCTAACCTCGTAAGTTACACAAAGTTAGCATGTGCATGATCTGGACTAAAACATAATGTCGTTTATTTTAGTAATAATAAAATGGAAGTAATTATGCTACGGATTCCTTGATTTTTCCATGCAGATGCACGATGTTTAAATGTGAGATCCAGCTGGACTTGGTTGAATGTGGATTGGCGAACAAGGTGGTGAATTTGAGTTGAACCGTATGGATTATTTAACTCCTCAAAtatttcaaatttctgaattttaaCATAACAGAGTGCAAAACTATCAGTGTTTTAATTATCTTTATTTATAATATTTCATAAATTCTTNNNNNNNNNNNNNNNNNNNNNNNNNNNNNNNNNNNNNNNNNNNNNNNNNNNNNNNNNNNNNNNNNNNNNNNNNNNNNNNNNNNNNNNNNNNNNNNNNNNNNNNNNNNNNNNNNNNNNNNNNNNNNNNNNNNNNNNNNNNNNNNNNNNNNNNNNNNNNNNNNNNNNNNNNNNNNNNNNNNNNNNNNNNNNNNNNNNNNNNNNNNNNNNNNNNNNNNNNNNNNNNNNNNNNNNNNNNNNNNNNNNNNNNNNNNNNNNNNNNNNNNNNNNNNNNNNNNNNNNNNNNNNNNNNNNNNNNNNNNNNNNNNNNNNNNNNNNNNNNNNNNNNNNNNNNNNNNNNNNNNNNNNNNNNNNNNNNNNNNNNNNNNNNNNNNNNNNNNNNNNNNNNNNNNNNNNNNNNNNNNNNNNNNNNNNNNNNNNNNNNNNNNNNNNNNNNNNNNNNNNNNNNNNNNNNNNNNNNNNNNNNNNNNNNNNNNNNNNNNNNNNNNNNNNNNNNNNNNNNNNNNNNNNNNNNNNNNNNNNNNNNNNNNNNNNNNNNNNNNNNNNNNNNNNNNNNNNNNNNNNNNNNNNNNNNNNNNNNNNNNNNNNNNNNNNNNNNNNNNNNNNNNNNNNNNNNNNNNNNNNNNNNNNNNNNNNNNNNNNNNNNNNNNNNNNNNNNNNNNNNNNNNNNNNNNNNNNNNNNNNNNNNNNNNNNNNNNNNNNNNNNNNNNNNNNNNNNNNNNNNNNNNNNNNNNNNNNNNNNNNNNNNNNNNNNNNNNNNNNNNNNNNNNNNNNNNNNNNNNNNNNNNNNNNNNNNNNNNNNNNNNNNNNNNNNNNNNNNNNNNNNNNNNNNNNNNNNNNNNNNNNNNNNNNNNNNNNNNNNNNNNNNNNNNNNNNNNNNNNNNNNNNNNNNNNNNNNNNNNNNNNNNNNNNNNNNNNNNNNNNNNNNNNNNNNNNNNNNNNNNNNNNNNNNNNNNNNNNNNNNNNNNNNNNNNNNNNNNNNNNNNNNNNNNNNNNNNNNNNNCTAGGAGCAAGAGTATtataccaagctttagcatcaccctttaatgagaaaggaaataatttgagaataaagtaatagcgagttttcttatcatgagtaaaaagggtggctatgtcattcaacttagtaagatgtgccacaacagtttcagtttcataaccatggaaaggatcagattcaaccaaagtaattaactctgggtcgacagagaattcataatcctcatcatcaataaagataggtgaagtagcaaacttaggatcatatttcattctagcatttagagatttttcttatacttgcataataatttctctagatcatatctatccttacaagcaagaatatctctagttgtctcctcattcataacataaccttccagtaccttaggcaattcatatgaGGCATTAACCTgatgctagatacatccatttgagggacaacCTTTTTCGGATGGAGGGGGTACCAATCAAATGCAACACCTAGTGCGAAGTAAGCGTAGCTTAGATGGTTAGATTCCTAGCGGCGGAACCAATTCATGAGAGTTCAACTCATGGACCTAGCACTCGCGCTTGCATtttctcggaggtgctcatagggggtAGGTTATGCGTGTGCGCATTCATAGAGATGAGTATATGTGTCCGTATATGCTTTTTATCATGTTTATAAAATACAAAACCCAATACGTCATGGACCGGCCGTTAAACTCTTTCTACGACTGCTTtctagttgttgttttttccctaAAAAAGAGGGGTAGTGCATCAATTTTAAATAATGTTCAAGCATCATAAAAAGGTGTTAATAAAAAATCTTTCCAATTATTATAatcctggtgggttgtggtccttAGGTGGGCCCCCCTCACTTGTCTCTTTAGCCCACATCATCGCTCACCTCCCGAAAAAGATCCCCgttgctctctctcccgtgttcccGAGCTCAAACCCGCAGAttttgatctctttgctcgaagctccgtttccgaagctgtttcgggggattgttgcttggtatgtgacttcaccatttgtccaattagtttttgttttagtggtgtATACTTTGAATAATAGcttactcttggtgctgctgtagatgtgcttgcatgttgaattcttagagttctaagtagtttgaatgcttgcaaGAGTATACATTTCAGTTTTTGGACCGACGATAATCACCTTTGTTGCTGAAAACCTTATAGTAAAAATAGGCATGGGGTATGAAGATTTTATTCTTACAACCATATATTTGAGATTGGGATCATTGTGATCTTAATTTGTGCTTTGCAAGACAACTGTTAAGATGTGCTTGCAATGTATCAAAGTGGGGATGTATCCAAATTACGTCTTGATCGGAACGCACCCTACATCGAGAGGCAGTTGGCCAACCATAGGTCCTTTTCGTCGTGCATGGTTATCTTGTTAATTAAGATAAATTAGACAAAAAACATTGAGTGTTTAATGACCACACCTCATATATTTCCGGAGATTGGATCCATGTTATCGTAGTAAACCTTTCTATCACTGGTGTTCACAATAGCGCTTCACGTTCTTCCTGACCCTAGCCTCCTTGTGTACCAAACTCCGGGATCCTGGGTACCTACAAGGTCGAAGAATGAGAGAGACAGAAGACAACTATGATGCATTTTTTATTTCACACATACATGACGTTCAATCAAATCCATTCAATCGACCCCTCCAACAAATACACCAGGTTGTAAGGCTATGCCTCAATCCTTTGCCTTATCGAATTACTCACACATGATGATCGGATCGCAAGAAAAATCATGGAAGAACACATAAAGATGCATGCTTTATTGATAATACGTCTTACAATGGTTGTTGGATGCAATACACAATTACAAGTATGACTAACTTGGAGGTGGATTGGTGCGGTGATGGCGATGGTGTTTGGTTGTGGAGATGAGATTGAAAATGGAGACGTCTAGGGTTGGAGAATGGCTTCTTGTGCGGAGATGGTGGTTCTGGCGATACTACTTCGTGAATCGCGTGCAGGACCCTTAAACAAGTTGCTGGGTTGGACGTCCATCGACGTCTTACGTTCTGGTCTGGCTGGTGTGCCTTCCACTTGATCTCTTCTATCTTCATTTTGTTTCTTTTGTTGTAAAAGCTTGATTTTTATCCATATATAACCCATTTTTCCGTGGAAACAAAATAAAGAGAGGATTTCACAATCTCTTGCATCCATTAGAGATCTTTGAACAAGGTGTACTGATTTTTTTATACTATATTATAAACCATCTGCTAAAGAAAATACTTTACATGTTGTGTTTTTAAATAAAGGCAATTTTTTATAAATCTGGTAGAAATTCAAAAGTATTGCAAAAATACTAGTACAAAGTATAAGTCGTATGAGAAGGAGAAGAGATTAATAAACGGAGAAGAGATAAAAGGGTAGAAGCGTCCTTTTCCTCTCCCGTCTCCCTTTCTTCCCTGGCGTCCGGGCACAACTCGCAAGTAAAGAAAGTAGGGTTTTCTTCCCCATCCTCTGCCCCGCCGCTCCCACCAATCGATCCCCATCCGCCGCCGCATTCCGGctccacctccgccccccgaACCCTAGACTAGACGACGCGCTTGGCGCCGATGGGGCGCAAGAAGAACGTCGCCATCGACG
Coding sequences within it:
- the LOC125540561 gene encoding uncharacterized protein LOC125540561, translating into MDPSRSSRVPKNKLSAPEPLGQITPSEPPASTNTRQDDAAHKSQRKHIEDYISQLRQKLLDDFVKTFLPKLLDDFEKTFLQRTNSSDPTACLEECRMTCVAALVLKAVPQHVNEHYEWRLTSGKLPIFKELENEALTPTFEDQSMTDGRTHSPHENSVRTTNDAKEATSKAPPDTRDSSRISLPLGGATVDLPGPSLS